Proteins found in one Sphingobium sp. V4 genomic segment:
- a CDS encoding DUF885 domain-containing protein, with amino-acid sequence MDRRSFLSTAGAAALATAAPRGFAQVAGNDDARLSATFAAIFERALDLSPGMVTSLGLDKGARAGAKSLLDDNSKSGMMKKLAATQAAIQELQGYEAASLSDAQRLNLEVILYSLGQQTVAPATFGLNSVQRPYRIFQQGGSYFQTPDFLNTAHTINAAADCDAYVARLDAFARNLRTDTALQRDEAARGYLAPAWSLDLTLGQLKKLRGQPAAACSMVQSLVKRAAAKGIAGDWQGQASAIVERAIYPALDEQIAAIAALTDRTAAGDGVWRTPRGDEIYAAALSQATTTDLSAEQIHAMGLEQVADISAQLDSILKGAGRNSGTIGERLAALNVDPTQLYADSAEGRAALLAQLNRDLDAMKAKLPNAFSTIPDTVLEIRAVPIEIQDGASNGYYNRAALDGSRPAIYFINLKDVGDWPKYGLPALTYHEGVPGHHLQISTAQNAGDVPMLRKTAFMSAYTEGWALYAEQLADELGGYATPLDRAGYLQSFLFRAARLVVDTGIHAKKWSREQATDYMVEKTGFARPRCQREVERYCTQPGQATSYKVGHGVWSKARKAAEAELGDAFDIKQFHAILEEGAMPLSMLEKRVAARAKAAKAQ; translated from the coding sequence ATGGATCGCCGTTCCTTTCTTTCCACCGCTGGCGCCGCCGCGCTCGCCACCGCCGCGCCGCGCGGATTTGCGCAGGTCGCGGGCAACGACGATGCGCGGCTGTCCGCCACCTTCGCCGCAATCTTCGAACGCGCGCTCGACCTGTCGCCGGGGATGGTGACGAGCCTGGGCCTCGACAAGGGCGCGCGCGCCGGGGCGAAGAGCCTGCTCGATGACAACAGCAAGTCGGGCATGATGAAGAAGCTGGCGGCGACGCAGGCGGCGATCCAGGAATTGCAGGGCTATGAGGCGGCCAGCCTGTCCGACGCGCAGCGGTTGAACCTGGAGGTCATCCTTTATTCGCTGGGCCAGCAGACGGTCGCGCCGGCGACATTCGGCCTCAACAGCGTGCAGCGGCCCTATCGCATCTTCCAGCAGGGCGGCAGCTATTTCCAGACGCCCGATTTCCTCAATACCGCCCATACCATCAACGCGGCGGCGGACTGCGACGCCTATGTCGCGCGGCTCGACGCCTTCGCCCGCAACCTGCGGACCGACACGGCGCTCCAGCGGGACGAAGCGGCGCGCGGCTATCTGGCGCCGGCCTGGTCGCTGGACCTGACGTTGGGGCAACTGAAAAAGCTGCGCGGGCAGCCGGCGGCCGCATGTTCGATGGTCCAGTCGCTGGTGAAGCGCGCGGCGGCCAAGGGCATCGCGGGCGACTGGCAGGGGCAGGCGAGCGCGATCGTGGAGCGGGCGATCTACCCCGCGCTGGACGAACAGATCGCGGCGATCGCGGCCCTCACGGACAGGACGGCGGCGGGTGATGGCGTATGGCGCACCCCACGCGGAGACGAAATCTATGCCGCCGCGCTCAGCCAGGCGACGACCACCGATCTCAGCGCCGAGCAGATCCACGCCATGGGGCTGGAGCAGGTCGCCGACATCAGCGCGCAGTTGGACAGCATTCTGAAGGGCGCGGGACGGAACAGCGGCACGATCGGGGAGCGGCTGGCGGCGCTCAATGTCGATCCGACGCAGCTCTATGCCGACAGCGCGGAGGGGCGCGCCGCCCTGCTGGCGCAGCTGAACCGCGATCTCGACGCAATGAAGGCCAAGCTTCCCAATGCCTTCTCCACGATTCCTGATACTGTGCTGGAAATTCGTGCGGTGCCCATCGAGATTCAGGATGGCGCGTCCAACGGCTATTATAACCGCGCGGCGCTGGATGGATCGCGACCGGCCATCTACTTCATCAATCTCAAGGATGTCGGCGACTGGCCGAAATATGGCCTGCCCGCGCTCACCTATCATGAGGGCGTGCCGGGCCATCATCTGCAAATCTCGACCGCGCAGAATGCGGGCGACGTGCCGATGCTGCGCAAGACCGCGTTCATGAGCGCCTATACCGAGGGCTGGGCGCTCTATGCCGAGCAACTGGCCGACGAACTGGGCGGCTATGCGACGCCGCTCGACCGGGCGGGTTATCTCCAGTCCTTTCTGTTCCGCGCGGCGCGGCTTGTCGTCGATACCGGCATCCATGCGAAGAAGTGGAGCCGCGAACAGGCGACCGACTATATGGTGGAGAAGACCGGCTTCGCCCGGCCCCGCTGCCAGCGCGAGGTCGAACGCTATTGCACCCAACCGGGGCAGGCGACCAGCTACAAGGTCGGCCATGGCGTGTGGAGCAAGGCTCGCAAGGCGGCAGAGGCGGAGCTGGGCGATGCCTTCGATATCAAGCAGTTCCACGCCATTCTTGAGGAAGGCGCTATGCCGCTGTCGATGCTGGAGAAGCGGGTAGCGGCGCGGGCCAAGGCGGCCAAAGCCCAATAA
- a CDS encoding replicative DNA helicase, which translates to MVELLKLNPAETGGTELPRNVEAEAALLGAIMIDNRIAEDVQLRLKAEHFFEPLHGRIYDAIMRLLDKDMVANPVTLKPMLEQDPALRELGGAAYLAQLTGNGAALIGARDFASQIYDLALLRQLVSVGRELVENAMDTSEDVNPREQIEAAEVALYKVSEGEGETGSVKSFLTASTAAVQVAERALNSGGHVSGITTGINSLNAKIGGLHNSDLMILAGRPGMGKTSLATNIAYNAASRWLRDNADGIPAEKNMGAKTAFFSLEMSADQLATRVLAEQSGISGEALRMGKISRADFQNLSRAARELQELPLFIDDTPGLTIAALRTRARRLKRRHDIGFIVVDYLQLLQGTGRGNENRVNEISEISRGLKTLAKELHVPVLALSQLSRAVEQREDKRPQLSDLRESGSIEQDADMVWFVFREDYYEAAKEPKPDDEAAYAAWKENMERIYGKAEVIVAKQRHGSTGRIRMKFDAKITRFSDLAEDSYEDLSYE; encoded by the coding sequence ATGGTCGAACTGCTGAAATTGAATCCCGCCGAAACGGGCGGAACCGAACTGCCGCGCAATGTCGAGGCGGAGGCCGCGCTGCTGGGCGCGATCATGATCGACAACCGCATTGCCGAGGATGTGCAGCTCAGGCTCAAGGCCGAACATTTTTTCGAGCCGCTGCACGGCCGCATCTACGACGCGATCATGCGCCTGCTGGACAAGGACATGGTCGCCAACCCGGTGACGCTCAAGCCCATGCTGGAACAGGATCCGGCGCTCCGGGAACTTGGCGGGGCGGCCTATCTGGCGCAACTGACCGGCAATGGCGCGGCGCTGATCGGCGCGCGCGACTTCGCCAGCCAGATCTACGACCTGGCGTTGCTGCGCCAGCTTGTCAGCGTCGGCCGAGAACTTGTTGAAAATGCAATGGACACCAGCGAGGATGTCAATCCCCGCGAGCAGATCGAGGCGGCCGAAGTCGCTCTCTACAAGGTGTCGGAGGGTGAGGGCGAGACGGGATCGGTCAAAAGTTTCCTCACCGCATCCACCGCCGCCGTGCAGGTGGCCGAGCGCGCGCTCAACAGCGGCGGCCATGTGTCGGGCATCACCACCGGGATCAACAGCCTCAACGCCAAGATCGGCGGCCTGCACAATTCGGACCTCATGATCCTGGCGGGACGTCCGGGCATGGGCAAGACCTCGCTGGCGACCAACATCGCCTATAATGCGGCGTCGCGCTGGCTGCGGGACAATGCCGACGGCATCCCGGCGGAAAAGAATATGGGTGCCAAGACCGCCTTCTTCTCGCTCGAAATGTCGGCGGATCAGCTGGCGACCCGCGTTCTCGCCGAACAGTCCGGCATTTCCGGGGAAGCGCTGCGCATGGGCAAGATCAGCCGCGCCGATTTCCAGAATCTGTCCCGCGCCGCGCGGGAGCTACAGGAACTGCCGCTCTTCATCGACGATACGCCCGGCCTCACCATCGCGGCGCTGCGCACCCGCGCGCGCCGCCTCAAGCGCCGCCACGACATCGGCTTCATCGTCGTCGACTATCTCCAGCTACTCCAGGGAACCGGGCGGGGGAACGAGAATCGCGTCAATGAAATTTCGGAAATTTCTCGTGGTTTGAAGACCTTGGCGAAGGAACTTCATGTCCCGGTGCTGGCCCTGTCGCAGCTCAGCCGCGCGGTGGAACAGCGCGAGGACAAAAGGCCGCAACTGTCCGACCTGCGCGAATCCGGCTCGATCGAGCAGGACGCGGACATGGTCTGGTTCGTGTTCCGCGAGGATTATTACGAGGCCGCCAAGGAACCCAAGCCCGACGACGAGGCCGCCTACGCCGCGTGGAAAGAAAATATGGAGCGCATCTACGGCAAGGCGGAAGTCATCGTCGCCAAGCAGCGCCACGGTTCCACCGGCCGTATCCGCATGAAGTTCGACGCCAAGATCACCCGCTTCTCCGATCTGGCCGAGGACAGCTATGAGGATCTGAGCTACGAATGA
- a CDS encoding UPF0262 family protein, translating into MADPRIIDIQLDQRTILWRNADVEQERRIAIFDLLEDNHFAPQRVHDDGYAGPYKVMLRVEEGRLVIEINREDDSPLEAIILGLGRFRRPIRDYFAICDSYYQAISNASPQQIETVDMARRAIHNDAAEVLKERLEGKIDVDFDTARRLFTLICVLHIKG; encoded by the coding sequence ATGGCTGATCCGCGCATCATAGACATCCAGCTCGACCAGCGCACGATCCTGTGGCGCAATGCCGACGTGGAGCAGGAACGGCGCATCGCGATCTTCGACCTGCTGGAGGATAATCATTTCGCGCCCCAGCGCGTTCATGACGACGGCTATGCCGGTCCCTACAAGGTGATGCTGCGGGTCGAGGAAGGTCGGCTGGTGATCGAGATCAACCGGGAAGACGACAGCCCGCTGGAGGCGATCATCCTGGGGCTGGGCCGGTTCCGCCGCCCGATCCGCGACTATTTCGCGATCTGCGACAGCTATTATCAGGCGATCAGCAATGCGTCGCCCCAGCAGATCGAGACGGTCGACATGGCCCGCCGCGCCATCCACAATGATGCGGCGGAGGTCCTGAAGGAGCGGCTGGAAGGCAAGATCGACGTGGATTTCGACACGGCGCGGCGCCTTTTCACGCTGATCTGCGTGCTGCATATCAAGGGGTAG
- a CDS encoding GH25 family lysozyme: MLFRIGAGLAVVAALALALWLHARAWAPDREQYPVQGVTISADNGVVDWGTLAAQGTDFAYVRAVDGAGRRDPAFAANWRAARAAGMRYGAFIDLSLCRRPSDQATGFMTTVPRDNAALPPVIRLAFQPGCRARPRRDQLLSDLNTLINLVEGQAGRPALLNLTEDFDKAYDVGSGINRTLWLDGNFFPPDYASKPWVMWTASDMRHIDGVDGPVRWNVVAP; encoded by the coding sequence CTGCTGTTCCGGATCGGGGCGGGACTGGCGGTGGTCGCGGCGCTGGCTCTGGCGCTGTGGCTCCATGCGCGCGCCTGGGCCCCTGACCGCGAGCAATATCCGGTGCAAGGCGTCACCATCAGCGCCGACAATGGCGTGGTCGACTGGGGCACGCTGGCCGCGCAGGGAACGGATTTCGCCTATGTGCGCGCGGTGGATGGCGCCGGCCGGCGCGACCCCGCCTTCGCCGCCAACTGGCGCGCCGCGCGCGCGGCGGGGATGCGCTATGGAGCGTTCATCGATTTGAGCCTGTGCCGCCGGCCGAGCGACCAGGCGACCGGCTTCATGACCACGGTGCCGCGCGACAACGCCGCGCTGCCCCCGGTCATCCGACTTGCGTTCCAGCCGGGATGCAGGGCGCGGCCGCGGCGCGACCAGCTGCTGTCGGACCTCAACACGCTTATCAACCTGGTGGAGGGCCAGGCGGGAAGGCCCGCCCTGCTCAACCTGACCGAGGATTTCGACAAGGCCTATGATGTCGGGTCGGGCATCAACCGGACGCTGTGGCTGGACGGCAATTTCTTCCCGCCCGATTATGCCTCCAAGCCCTGGGTGATGTGGACAGCCAGCGACATGCGGCATATCGACGGCGTCGATGGTCCGGTCCGATGGAATGTGGTGGCGCCGTGA
- a CDS encoding cytidine deaminase, translated as MSETDDIQMLIAAARGAMANAHAPYSRFAVGAAVRLTDGSIVTGCNFENASYGLSLCAETVALASVNAQGRFGDVAAIAVVGGAMDGPQDALVTPCGRCRQIMNEAEQMAGRTLAVYCATPGGERVLDLRVADLLPHAFGPADLGIGPIKKS; from the coding sequence ATGAGTGAAACAGACGATATCCAGATGCTGATCGCCGCCGCGCGCGGGGCGATGGCGAACGCCCATGCGCCCTATAGCCGCTTCGCCGTGGGCGCGGCGGTGCGGCTGACCGACGGCAGCATCGTCACCGGGTGCAATTTCGAGAATGCGAGCTACGGCCTGTCGCTCTGCGCCGAGACGGTGGCGCTGGCGAGCGTCAATGCGCAGGGGCGTTTTGGCGACGTAGCCGCGATCGCAGTCGTGGGCGGGGCAATGGATGGTCCGCAGGACGCGCTCGTCACCCCGTGCGGGCGATGCCGCCAGATCATGAACGAGGCCGAGCAGATGGCCGGCCGCACCCTGGCCGTCTATTGCGCCACGCCCGGCGGCGAACGGGTGCTCGACCTTCGCGTCGCCGACCTTCTTCCCCATGCCTTCGGTCCGGCGGACCTGGGCATCGGCCCCATCAAAAAGAGCTGA
- the dcd gene encoding dCTP deaminase, with product MAILSDKWIREQALRTGMIEPFVESQKRDGCISYGLSSYGYDARVADEFKIFTNVDSAVVDPKDFAANSFVDRKTDCCIIPPNSFALARTVEYFRVPRDVLVICLGKSTYARCGIIVNVTPLEPGWEGHVTLEFSNTTPLPAKIYANEGACQFLFLQGNEPCEVSYADRAGKYMGQQGVTLPRL from the coding sequence ATGGCCATTCTTTCCGACAAGTGGATTCGCGAACAGGCGCTGAGGACCGGCATGATCGAGCCGTTCGTGGAGAGCCAGAAGCGCGACGGCTGCATCAGCTATGGCCTGTCCTCCTATGGCTATGACGCGCGGGTCGCGGACGAGTTCAAGATCTTCACCAATGTCGACAGCGCGGTGGTGGACCCCAAGGATTTCGCGGCCAACAGCTTCGTTGACCGCAAGACCGACTGCTGCATCATCCCGCCCAACAGCTTCGCCCTGGCCCGCACGGTCGAATATTTCCGCGTGCCGCGCGACGTGCTGGTGATCTGCCTGGGCAAATCCACCTATGCGCGGTGCGGCATCATCGTGAACGTGACGCCGCTGGAGCCGGGCTGGGAAGGCCATGTCACGCTGGAGTTTTCCAACACGACGCCGCTGCCCGCCAAGATCTACGCGAACGAGGGCGCCTGCCAGTTCCTGTTCCTCCAGGGCAACGAACCGTGCGAGGTCAGCTATGCCGATCGCGCCGGCAAATATATGGGCCAGCAGGGGGTGACACTGCCCCGCCTGTAG
- a CDS encoding metallophosphoesterase family protein — MSFWRIGKQRHAEPDDRPPPSIGEDGRCYAIGDIHGRLDLLEQLLRLIAADCLTREPMASRLLFLGDLVDRGPSSRAVVDRVMGLVDREDAICLKGNHEELFVAAAYGDERVVPTFRRAGGAQALASYGLTPRQFETMEDAAIVAWMQAHVPRAHVDFLDGCPNSIEWGDYLFVHAGIRPGIAIDDQDPVDLRWIRRDFLDHDRAHPKMVVHGHSITPDVDLRTNRIGVDTGAYFSGRLTAIGLERTDRWFLQTGS, encoded by the coding sequence ATGAGCTTCTGGCGCATCGGAAAACAGCGGCACGCCGAACCTGATGATCGCCCGCCGCCGAGCATAGGCGAGGATGGGCGCTGCTATGCGATCGGCGACATCCATGGGCGACTGGACCTGCTGGAGCAGTTGTTGCGGCTGATCGCCGCCGACTGCCTGACGCGGGAACCGATGGCTTCGCGCCTGCTATTCCTGGGCGACCTGGTCGATCGCGGCCCCTCATCGCGCGCGGTGGTCGATCGTGTCATGGGGCTGGTCGACCGGGAGGATGCGATCTGCCTGAAGGGCAATCATGAGGAATTGTTCGTCGCGGCCGCTTATGGCGACGAACGCGTCGTTCCGACCTTCCGCCGGGCGGGCGGCGCGCAGGCACTGGCCAGCTACGGCCTGACGCCACGCCAGTTCGAAACGATGGAGGACGCCGCCATCGTCGCGTGGATGCAGGCCCATGTTCCGCGCGCCCATGTCGATTTTCTGGATGGCTGCCCGAACAGTATCGAGTGGGGCGACTATCTCTTCGTCCATGCGGGCATCCGTCCCGGCATAGCGATCGACGATCAGGACCCGGTCGACCTGCGCTGGATCCGACGGGACTTTCTGGACCACGACCGCGCCCACCCCAAGATGGTCGTCCATGGCCACAGCATCACCCCGGACGTCGACCTGCGCACCAACCGGATCGGCGTCGACACCGGCGCCTATTTTTCGGGAAGATTGACCGCCATCGGCCTGGAACGGACCGACCGCTGGTTCCTCCAGACCGGAAGCTGA
- a CDS encoding TonB-dependent receptor, producing MRIRHAVAGAALAISLVSPSQLVAAATTDASLVQRHKFDIHVQPLSGALRQLSAQSGVRILFPYDEVAAIRSRRVQGWMSTQEALARLLAGTDLKSSEAGAGVIALASPASRSAARRSPLALQYAQASVPGAGSDTLAMAPAPEPVEDATPIIVTGTRTTTRTVAESLAPIDVLGAKDLETSGKQSVRDLLGTLVPSINVSNNGAGASWAVRTLSLRGLGGDQLLVLVNGKRRHNTATLFINGSVQNGQSPPDLDLIPGNAIQRIEVLRDGASAQYGSDAIAGVVNIILKNDTAGGAALTMGSTADNGGWQGRWQIDKGFSIGPDGGYIHLSADGVLQDNTVVASSPITTNPFYPTGDARNANPDRIRAKYGQPQVIGGNVGYDAMMPVGNGGLELYSFGTYSKRHAAGWLTYRNPAALNNIYAIYPEGYIPRIHVYDEDFQVAAGLRGELGGGVNFDLSTSYAQDEVKYSQTTSLNPSMGTASPTHFYLGKIRFDEWTSNLDLTKEFDVGLSEPLALAVGAEYKKNKFLIGAGDPESYIDGKYVSPAGSWLAGVTRTGVGSQGVTGFLPEGSGSWSRDNWSAYVNLEGEIVQGVEFGLAGRHEDYSDFGTTDTGKASIRIEPTRGFAIRGTASTGFRAPTLQQQHYASSSTINVPVNGVNQLLPVQALPVDGVAARALGAVSLKPEKSTNFSAGIVITPAPNLNLTIDAYQIKIKDRILLSETLSGTVVMNALAAAGIQGVAGGLIFSNAADTRTRGLDIVSTYRAGLGDMGTATVSLSANFNKTIFTHIDPVPDVIAASGLALIGRAKIGDLSEGTPRNKFIANILWEKDAFNLNLRATRFGKITQRASARVYHTSDYVACTAGSAGCTLGFVDEVLSPKAILDLEIGYKLAKGVKLSIGANNLLNTYPDKLKPVNRAAGSLYNAYAPYGISGGFYYGRFNLEF from the coding sequence ATGCGTATTCGCCATGCCGTGGCGGGGGCTGCCCTCGCCATCAGCCTTGTTTCGCCCAGTCAACTTGTTGCCGCGGCGACCACGGACGCTTCACTGGTCCAGCGTCACAAGTTCGACATCCATGTCCAGCCGCTGAGCGGGGCGCTGCGGCAATTGTCCGCCCAGTCGGGCGTGCGTATTCTCTTTCCCTATGACGAGGTCGCCGCGATCCGCAGCCGCCGCGTACAGGGATGGATGTCGACCCAGGAAGCCCTGGCGCGCCTGCTTGCGGGCACCGACCTCAAATCCTCCGAAGCCGGCGCCGGCGTCATCGCGCTGGCATCCCCCGCCAGCCGCAGCGCCGCCCGGCGCAGCCCGCTGGCGCTGCAATATGCGCAGGCCAGCGTGCCGGGCGCAGGGTCGGACACTCTGGCGATGGCCCCTGCCCCCGAGCCGGTCGAGGATGCGACGCCGATTATCGTCACCGGTACCCGCACCACCACCCGCACCGTCGCCGAGAGCCTGGCGCCGATCGACGTGCTGGGCGCGAAGGATCTGGAAACCAGCGGCAAGCAGTCGGTGCGCGACCTGCTGGGCACGCTGGTCCCCTCCATCAACGTTTCGAATAATGGCGCGGGCGCGAGCTGGGCGGTGCGTACCCTGTCGCTGCGCGGTCTGGGCGGCGACCAGCTGCTGGTGCTGGTGAACGGCAAGCGCCGGCACAATACCGCGACCCTGTTCATCAACGGGTCCGTCCAGAACGGCCAGTCGCCGCCCGACCTGGACCTGATCCCCGGCAACGCGATCCAGCGAATCGAGGTGCTGCGCGACGGTGCGTCGGCGCAATATGGGTCAGATGCGATCGCGGGCGTGGTCAACATCATCCTGAAGAACGACACGGCGGGCGGCGCGGCGCTGACCATGGGCAGCACCGCGGACAATGGCGGCTGGCAGGGGCGCTGGCAGATCGACAAGGGCTTTTCGATCGGCCCCGACGGCGGCTATATCCATCTGTCGGCGGACGGCGTGTTGCAGGACAATACGGTCGTCGCCAGCAGCCCGATCACCACCAATCCCTTCTACCCGACCGGCGACGCGCGCAATGCGAACCCGGACCGCATCCGCGCCAAATATGGCCAGCCGCAGGTGATCGGTGGCAATGTCGGCTATGACGCGATGATGCCGGTGGGCAATGGCGGGCTGGAACTCTACAGCTTCGGCACCTATTCCAAGCGCCACGCCGCCGGCTGGCTGACCTATCGCAATCCGGCCGCGCTCAACAACATCTACGCGATCTACCCGGAAGGCTATATCCCGCGCATCCACGTCTATGACGAGGATTTCCAGGTCGCCGCGGGCCTGCGCGGAGAACTGGGCGGTGGCGTCAATTTCGACTTATCCACAAGTTATGCACAGGATGAGGTCAAATATTCGCAGACCACATCGCTCAATCCGTCCATGGGCACGGCCAGCCCCACCCATTTCTACCTGGGCAAGATCCGGTTCGATGAATGGACCAGCAACCTGGACCTGACCAAGGAATTCGATGTCGGCCTGAGCGAGCCGCTCGCCCTGGCGGTGGGCGCCGAATATAAGAAAAACAAGTTCCTGATCGGCGCCGGCGACCCGGAATCCTATATCGACGGCAAATATGTGTCGCCGGCGGGAAGCTGGCTGGCGGGGGTGACGCGGACTGGCGTCGGCTCCCAGGGCGTCACCGGCTTCCTGCCCGAGGGTTCGGGCAGCTGGAGCCGCGACAACTGGAGCGCCTATGTGAACCTGGAAGGCGAGATTGTCCAGGGCGTGGAATTCGGCCTGGCCGGGCGGCATGAGGATTATTCCGACTTCGGCACGACCGATACCGGCAAGGCATCGATCCGCATCGAACCGACGCGCGGCTTCGCCATTCGCGGCACCGCCAGCACCGGCTTCCGCGCGCCGACGCTGCAACAACAGCATTACGCGTCATCGTCGACCATCAACGTGCCGGTGAACGGCGTCAACCAGCTGCTGCCGGTGCAGGCGCTGCCGGTCGACGGGGTTGCCGCGCGCGCTCTGGGCGCGGTGTCGCTGAAACCCGAAAAGTCGACCAACTTTTCGGCTGGCATCGTCATCACTCCCGCGCCGAACCTGAACCTCACCATCGACGCCTACCAGATCAAGATCAAGGACCGCATCCTGCTGTCCGAGACGCTGAGCGGTACGGTGGTCATGAACGCGCTGGCTGCGGCAGGCATCCAGGGCGTGGCCGGTGGCCTGATCTTCTCCAACGCCGCCGACACGCGCACCCGCGGCCTGGACATCGTCAGCACCTATCGCGCGGGACTGGGCGACATGGGGACAGCGACGGTCAGCCTGTCGGCCAACTTCAACAAGACGATCTTCACCCACATCGACCCGGTTCCCGACGTGATCGCCGCTTCGGGACTGGCGCTGATCGGCCGCGCCAAGATCGGCGATCTGTCGGAAGGCACGCCACGCAACAAGTTCATCGCGAACATCCTGTGGGAAAAGGATGCGTTCAACCTCAACCTGCGCGCCACCCGCTTCGGCAAGATCACCCAGCGGGCCAGCGCGCGCGTCTATCACACGAGCGACTATGTCGCCTGCACCGCGGGCAGCGCCGGCTGCACGCTGGGTTTCGTGGACGAGGTGTTGTCACCCAAGGCGATCCTGGACCTGGAGATCGGCTACAAGCTGGCCAAGGGCGTGAAGCTGTCGATCGGAGCGAACAATCTGCTTAACACCTATCCCGACAAGCTGAAGCCGGTGAACCGCGCGGCGGGCAGCCTTTACAACGCCTATGCCCCCTATGGCATCAGCGGCGGCTTCTATTATGGCCGGTTCAACCTGGAGTTCTGA
- a CDS encoding anti-sigma factor produces MNRIDEAMLIALVDGELDEVNRRRVERAVADDPALAARLDLHLRLRARLTAHYLPVAEEPVPERFSALLTDGERVTPITRTAPRWRDWAMGGAIAASLLLGLGIGRMTGEGTGPIGLRDGVMVAQGPLAAALDTQLASAQDGVAIRIGVSFRRKGGGWCRSFDGALAGVACRQGEGWQVQQALPGAGQGTAYRQASSADARVMATVDALIDGAPVDTAGERAAQAGGWR; encoded by the coding sequence ATGAACCGGATCGACGAAGCCATGCTGATCGCGCTGGTCGACGGAGAACTGGACGAGGTCAATCGCCGACGCGTCGAACGCGCGGTGGCGGACGATCCGGCACTGGCGGCGCGGCTGGACCTGCACCTGCGGTTGCGCGCGCGCCTGACCGCCCATTATTTGCCCGTCGCGGAAGAGCCGGTGCCCGAACGGTTCAGCGCCCTGCTGACCGACGGCGAACGCGTGACCCCGATCACGCGCACGGCGCCGCGCTGGCGTGACTGGGCGATGGGCGGTGCGATCGCCGCCAGCCTCCTGCTCGGCCTTGGCATCGGCCGCATGACGGGCGAGGGGACAGGACCAATCGGTCTGCGCGATGGCGTGATGGTGGCACAAGGTCCGCTGGCCGCTGCGCTCGACACGCAACTGGCGTCGGCGCAGGATGGCGTCGCGATCCGCATCGGCGTCAGCTTCCGGCGCAAGGGCGGCGGCTGGTGCCGCAGTTTCGACGGTGCATTGGCAGGCGTCGCCTGTCGTCAGGGTGAAGGATGGCAGGTGCAGCAGGCGCTGCCGGGCGCGGGGCAGGGGACGGCCTATCGCCAGGCGTCCTCGGCTGATGCGCGGGTGATGGCGACCGTCGATGCGCTGATCGACGGTGCGCCGGTGGATACCGCCGGCGAGCGGGCGGCGCAGGCGGGCGGATGGCGCTGA
- a CDS encoding RNA polymerase sigma factor yields MSFERDLLAILPRLRRFAASLSRNRADGDDLCQAALERALKARDQWQPGSRLDSWVYRIMRNLWIDEARARQRAARTFAPEEAGANIGHAGDRDIEAHMALSDVDRAMQALPEEQREAIALVLVEGLSYKEAAQVLGIPMGTLTSRLVRGRGALIELMGEAA; encoded by the coding sequence ATGTCGTTCGAGCGCGACCTGTTGGCGATACTCCCCAGGTTACGGCGCTTTGCCGCCAGCCTGTCGCGCAACCGCGCCGACGGCGACGATCTGTGCCAGGCGGCGCTGGAGCGTGCCTTGAAGGCGCGCGATCAGTGGCAGCCGGGCAGCCGTCTCGACAGTTGGGTGTACCGGATCATGCGCAATCTTTGGATCGACGAGGCGCGTGCGCGGCAGCGCGCCGCCCGGACCTTTGCCCCCGAAGAGGCGGGCGCGAACATCGGCCATGCCGGCGACCGCGATATCGAGGCACATATGGCCCTGTCCGATGTAGACCGGGCGATGCAGGCCCTTCCGGAGGAACAGCGCGAAGCCATCGCGCTCGTGCTGGTGGAGGGGCTGTCATACAAGGAGGCCGCGCAGGTGCTGGGTATCCCAATGGGGACACTGACTTCGCGGTTGGTGCGCGGGCGCGGCGCGCTGATCGAACTGATGGGAGAAGCGGCATGA